The Drosophila mauritiana strain mau12 chromosome 2R, ASM438214v1, whole genome shotgun sequence genome has a segment encoding these proteins:
- the LOC117135565 gene encoding uncharacterized protein LOC117135565 isoform X8, producing the protein MENVADISTSASSSSTSNSTSTLKLQSQINSKNVLIRSQSSGKLSSNEAKSAKPAASTSTTTTLRAAKLKIGAMQQQKQQHQQQQHQATSGGNIILLRGTRNENGQIIIQNKQDILSLLSEQQQQQQQEKSHSSTAITLNQLPTATTVARKTIVQGSSGAGSSSSNSTISIVANSNNKEASSNTILLQTPINASQLESVLKAQERSKQANATQTKMVERPFMLKHATRSLSSESNCDSKSPFVLQTLKRLEKSQSILVIRNSTASSSATNTSMATSPPNGNSLATSSILSVTRTTKAAKGVAGALHKLKTAAATTVSSGGAASAGATSSTATTILRLGKSATTVAINGASKLEATTSTTTAAPVPATTTTSNKLSNAVTSEQQQQQSTTTQTNVPLGNDGEPIKLPDNLESLPRADSFPSQRHRWNTNEEIAAILISFDKHGEWQSKEVRTRPKSGSLLLYSRKKVRYRRDGYCWKKRKDGKTTREDHMKLKVQGTECIYGCYVHSAILPTFHRRCYWLLQNPDIVLVHYLNVPYPDDNKMAVIAPSITFWGDKKEWTKEELVSQLKPMLSTINSDDDSDSGNDIEISTAETVESIVCQLMEKQRLSRQAALVKQLDCGCGDGGCVDGKTCTHPVMRRSAAMLKSSVQEKRLGEPFNGNTPNVVVASKLYSRWAERPRQHVENHGQFHNVTQQLPQESAIKFQIIPPQQQQQQDGNYQQQQQYRASQMLAARSNLVMQQQQQQQHQQQQQYHQQQQQQQQHQQQQQQQQHLSLQRFVASQGQNSVHLNQQHRLQIANTTITATARDPATASAAASGAAAVASNIMDTELIENQNHMTANKITNSGSSNSSSSNASKQLAAQTNNELNVVNNNDPGNNNFMYNQQQQLNASSNSNNSSQQQQQQQQQHYYKLQQTTATPTSGQPAPLAQVQPHSLGQPPVEAMCMSPEHRSSSQPTPATSSAGSIPSSVSVSISVSTNTSTPAPTSISTPTSGTSSTSSSLQSIIDGNQQQQITTTSTAATCDNLMSANALSEDSHTVNNQATEAPNRSQLQSQSQSQSLNQNGCATYSASSDNSSQISDESSSFGGNNQNSSNSSSSEEEPQVEALSFFNETLDLSHEDIQRTLIANMPYNTTAAGATAPSTTITTDNTKLELTQQEPEKKPEMRTEPATDVEEDETDDVFANLDAFDMLVEFPELDLDDKQALNNTALEQSSFLGESAPSQPRKVHNICDFSPEWSYTEGGVKVLVAGPWTSSNGGAYTVLFDAQPVPTQLVQEGVLRCYCPAHEAGFVTLQVACGGFLVSNSVMFEYKLSLLADAPFDATSSNDCLYKFTLLNRLSTIDEKLQVKTEHELTTDNTALYLEPNFEEKLVAYCHKLIKHAWSMPSTAASWTVGLRGMTLLHLAAALGYAKLVGAMLNWRSENPHIILETELDALSQDVYGFTPLAWACVRGHVECSLLLYKWNHNALKIKTQAQQTPLDLASMRGHKVLLAQMYRLEKERCRKPQLRGGLANLSMNMGVEAEAEEQHQSFSAFDLELQRKHDGVFLRPVAVHSNQSPPNGSSRYSKRSSIDSGINMDIRSKSGKPLARLHSNFESHDSYALGVDSPLDSLTGTNCLLSPLRKMDFALCEVSTGESSPVHDKDCDDNSTSATDVTIGNDLVLPDAVVGDSDAKVLTLAEHIIAAMPERIKNEADEMMVLGSPLTEPLTSESSALTDSFMDPLLDSLPNTHFDSDFSFDFHDHSYRYHDVSTPCSSLSPASSGPLQSPASYSILGTDPSVSSPSPPPSTKQLTEFLHASSISSYPFEADFSKLTLTDTEQRELYEAAKCIQKAYRSYKGRQKLEEQNKERSAATVIQNYYRRYKQYAYYRQMTNAALVIQHGYRSYRRNKRFKKSGLCLSSSSDHGSVSSNSQCLSSFYDHYKQDQQQLHEMGSQPSTPKETSPSGPLKRTYSQSTQNQAARKIQQFMRQSRINIWDGNLATVTTERASRKREAGAPTQGGIPSKLAVSRAAGNVGVPRK; encoded by the exons ATGGAAAATGTGGCCGATATTTCCACCAGCGCTTCGTCCTCTTCTACTTCTAATTCAACTTCCACACTGAAACTCCAAA GCCAAATCAACTCTAAAAATGTCCTGATCCGATCGCAGAGCAGTGGCAAGCTAAGCAGCAATGAAGCAAAATCAGCAAAGCCAGCAGCATCAACCAGTACAACGACGACCCTGCGAGCGGCCAAGCTCAAGATCGGGGCCATGcaacagcagaagcagcaacaccagcagcagcagcatcaggcCACGAGCGGCGGCAACATCATCCTGCTGCGCGGCACTCGCAACGAGAATGGCCAGATCATCATCCAGAACAAGCAGGACATACTCAGCCTGCTTAgcgaacaacaacagcagcagcagcaggagaagAGCCACTCCTCCACGGCCATCACGCTCAACCAGCTGCCCACGGCGACAACGGTGGCTAGGAAGACCATTGTGCAGGGCTCGAGTGGagccggcagcagcagcagcaactccacCATTTCCATTGtggccaacagcaacaacaaggaggCCAGCAGCAACACGATCCTTCTGCAAACCCCCATCAATGCCAGTCAGTTGGAGAGCGTTCTAAAGGCACAGGAGCGTTCCAAGCAGGCCAACGCCACGCAAACCAAGATGGTGGAGAGACCCTTTATGCTGAAACAT GCCACACGCAGCCTGAGTTCCGAGAGCAACTGCGACAGCAAGTCACCCTTTGTGCTGCAAACGCTGAAGCGTCTGGAGAAGTCTCAATCCATACTGGTCATACGAAACTCCACGGCTTCGTCCTCTGCAACCAACACTTCCATGGCCACTTCGCCGCCAAATGGCAACAGTCTTGCCACCTCAAGTATTCTAAGCGTGACGCGCACCACGAAGGCGGCCAAGGGCGTGGCAGGAGCGCTGCACAAGCTCAAGACGGCAGCAGCCACAACAGTCTCGAGCGGGGGAGCCGCTTCCGCCGGAGCAACATCATCTACGGCCACCACCATACTTAGGCTGGGAAAAAGCGCCACCACGGTGGCCATTAATGGAGCAAGCAAGCTGGAGGCAACGACGAGCACAACCACAGCGGCGCCAGTTCCGGCCACAACGACAACATCAAATAAATTGTCCAACGCGGTGACAagcgagcagcagcagcaacaatcgACAACAACGCAAACGAATGTGCCACTTGGGAACG ATGGCGAACCCATCAAGCTGCCCGACAATTTGGAGAGCCTGCCAAGAGCCGACAGTTTTCCATCACAGCGTCATCGTTGGAATACAAATGAG GAAATCGCCGCGATTCTTATCAGCTTTGATAAGCATGGCGAGTGGCAGTCCAAAGAGGTTCGAACCAG GCCCAAAAGCGGATCGCTCTTGCTCTACTCCAGGAAGAAGGTGCGCTACAGACGCGATGGATACTGCTGGAAGAAACGCAAGGATGGCAAGACAACGCGCGAGGATCACATGAAACTGAAAGTACAAGGCACTGAG TGCATCTATGGTTGTTATGTACACTCGGCCATATTGCCCACATTTCATCGCAGATGTTACTGGCTGTTGCAG AATCCGGACATTGTTTTGGTGCACTACCTCAATGTCCCATATCCGGATGATAACAAAATGGCCGTGATTGCGCCCAGTATCACATTTTGGGGCGACAAAAAGGAGTGGACCAAGGAGGAGCTGGTCAGCCAGCTCAAGCCCATGC TATCCACAATTAATTCTGATGATGACTCCGACTCGGGTAACGATATAGAAATATCA ACGGCGGAGACGGTGGAGTCCATAGTTTGCCAACTGATGGAGAAGCAGAGGTTGTCGCGCCAGGCTGCCTTGGTCAAGCAGCTAGACTGTGGGTGTGGAGATGGAGGATGCGTGGACGGAAAGACCTGTACGCATCCCGTGATGCGGCGATCGGCCGCCATGCTGAAGTCCTCGGTGCAGGAGAAACGGCTGGGCGAGCCCTTCAACGGCAACACGCCCAATGTGGTGGTGGCCAGCAAGCTCTACTCCCGATGGGCGGAGCGGCCAAGGCAGCACGTGGAGAATCACGGCCAATTCCACAACGTCACGCAGCAGTTGCCGCAGGAGTCGGCTATTAAGTTTCAGATCATTCcgccgcagcaacagcagcagcaggatgggaactaccagcagcagcaacagtatCGGGCAAGTCAAATGCTCGCTGCAAGGAGTAATCTGGTgatgcagcaacagcagcagcagcaacaccaacaacaacagcaataccaccagcaacagcaacagcagcagcagcaccaacaacagcagcaacagcagcagcacttgagTCTACAGCGATTTGTTGCCAGTCAAGGACAGAATTCTGTGCATCTCAATCAGCAGCACAGGCTGCAAATAGCCAATACAACGATCACAGCCACAGCCAGAGATCCTGCGACGGCTTCAGCAGCAGCTTCAGGAGCGGCAGCAGTCGCCTCGAATATAATGGACACCGAACTAATTGAAAACCAAAACCACATGACCGCAAACAAAATCACAAACTCCGGCAGCAGCAATAGCAGTAGCAGCAATGCCAGCAAGCAATTAGCAGCCCAAACAAACAACGAATTAAATGTCGTAAATAATAACGACCCCGGCAACAATAACTTTATGTAcaatcaacagcagcaacttaATGCttccagcaacagcaacaacagcagccagcagcaacagcagcagcagcagcaacattatTATAAATTGCAACAGACAACAGCAACCCCAACTAGTGGTCAGCCGGCTCCTCTGGCGCAAGTTCAACCCCACTCCTTGGGCCAACCACCCGTGGAGGCCATGTGCATGTCACCCGAGcatcgcagcagcagccagccCACACCTGCAACGTCTTCCGCTGGTAGCATCCCCTCCTCCGTTTCCGTATCCATATCCGTGTCCACAAACACATCCACACCCGCTCCCACGTCCATATCCACGCCCACATCGGGCACTTCGTCCACTTCGAGTTCCTTACAATCGATTATCGATGgcaatcagcagcaacaaattaCAACGACGTCGACGGCAGCAACTTGTGATAATTTAATGAGCGCCAATGCGCTCTCTGAG GATAGCCACACAGTCAACAATCAGGCCACAGAAGCCCCCAACAGGAGTCAGCtgcaatcgcaatcgcaatcgcaatcCCTGAACCAAAATGGTTGTGCAACTTACAGTGCTTCCAGTGATAACAGCAGCCAAATTAGTGACGAAAGCAGCAGCTTTGGCGGTAACAAtcaaaacagcagcaacagcagcagcagcgaggAGGAGCCCCAGGTGGAAGCGTTGAGCTTCTTCAACGAGACCTTGGATCTGTCCCACGAGGATATCCAGCGCACTTTGATAGCGAATATGCCGTACAATACGACAGCAGCGGGAGCCACAGCACCCAGTACAACGATAACAACTGACAACACCAAACTCGAATTAACCCAACAGGAGCCGGAGAAGAAACCCGAGATGAGAACAGAACCCGCAACCGATGTTGAGGAGGATGAAACGGACGATGTGTTTGCCAATCTGGATGCCTTCGATATGCTCGTGGAGTTTCCCGAACTGGATTTGGATGACAAGCAGGCCCTGAATAACACGGCTTTGGAGCAGAGCTCCTTTTTGGGAGAGTCCGCACCATCGCAGCCACGCAAGGTGCACAATATATGCGACTTTAGTCCCGAATGGTCATACACGGAGGGAGGCGTTAAGGTTCTGGTGGCCGGACCTTGGACGAGCTCGAATGGCGGTGCGTATACGGTGCTATTCGATGCGCAACCAGTACCCACGCAACTGGTCCAGGAAGGAGTACTTCGCTGCTATTGTCCAGCCCACGAGGCTGGATTTGTGACTCTGCAGGTGGCTTGCGGCGGATTCCTTGTTTCCAACTCCGTGATGTTTGAATACAAGCTCTCCCTGCTGGCGGATGCACCTTTCGATGCCACCAGTTCCAATGATTGCCTGTACAAGTTTACGCTGCTAAATCGCCTGTCCACCATCGACGAGAAACTGCAGGTGAAGACGGAGCATGAGCTCACG ACCGACAACACTGCTCTCTACCTGGAGCCAAACTTCGAGGAGAAGCTGGTAGCATATTGCCACAAGCTGATCAAGCACGCCTGGAGCATGCCCAGCACAGCCGCCTCGTGGACGGTGGGATTACGTGGCATGACTCTGCTCCACTTGGCCGCTGCCTTGGGCTATGCCAAGCTGGTGGGCGCCATGCTGAATTGGCGATCGGAAAATCCACATATCATTCTTGAAACCGAACTGGACGCCCTCAGCCAGGATGTCTACGGTTTTACTCCGCTTGCCTGGGCCTGTGTGCGTGGTCATGTGGAGTGTTCGCTGCTACTCTACAAGTGGAATCACAATGCGCTAAAGATCAAAACCCAGGCACAGCAAACTCCCCTCGATTTGGCCAGCATGCGGGGTCACAAAGTCTTGCTGGCGCAGATGTATCGCTTAGAGAAGGAACGCTGCCGCAAGCCGCAGCTGCGCGGAGGCTTGGCCAATCTTTCCATGAACATGGGCGTGGAAGCGGAGGCGGAGGAACAGCACCAGAGCTTCAGCGCTTTTGACTTGGAACTCCAGCGCAAGCATGATGGAGTTTTCCTGAGACCCGTTGCGGTGCATAG CAATCAGAGTCCACCCAATGGCAGCAGTCGTTACTCCAAACGTTCCTCCATAGATAGTGGCATTAACATGGACATACGCAGCAAGTCAGGGAAACCACTGGCCAGGCTCCATAG CAACTTTGAGAGCCATGACAGCTATGCTCTGGGCGTCGATTCGCCGTTGGACTCGCTGACTGGAACCAACTGTCTGCTGTCGCCGCTGCGCAAAATGGACTTTGCCCTCT GCGAGGTATCTACGGGCGAATCGAGTCCCGTGCACGACAAAGATTGCGACGACAATTCAACTAGCGCGACCGACGTGACCATTGGCAATGATTTGGTCCTGCCCGATGCCGTTGTAG GGGACTCCGATGCCAAAGTTCTGACTTTAGCTGAACACATAATAGCAGCCATGCCAGAACGAATCAAG AACGAAGCCGATGAAATGATGGTGCTGGGCAGTCCCTTGACAGAACCCCTCACTTCAGAATCTTCAGCGCTGACGGACAGCTTTATGGACCCACTACTCGATTCTCTGCCCAACACCCATTTTGACAGCGACTTCAGCTTCGACTTCCATGACCATAGCTATCGCTATCACGACGTCAGCACGCCGTGCTCCAGTTTGAGTCCCGCCAGCTCGGGACCGCTGCAGTCCCCGGCCAGTTACTCCATTTTGGGAACCGATCCCTCAGTCAGTTCACCCAGTCCCCCGCCATCCACCAAACAGTTGACAGAGTTCCTGCACGCCTCCAGCATCTCGTCGTATCCCTTTGAGGCGGATTTCTCCAAGCTAACCCTAACAGACACGGAGCAGCGAGAGCTCTACGAGGCAGCCAAATGCATCCAGAAGGCGTATCGCTCGTACAAGGGTCGACAGAAGCTCGAGGAGCAGAACAAGGAACGGAGCGCTGCCACTGTAATCCAGAACTACTACAGGCGGTACAAGCAGTACGCCTACTACAGGCAGATGACAAACGCAGCCCTGGTGATCCAACATGGCTACCGCTCCTACAGACGAAACAAGCGATTCAAGAAGAGCGGCTTGTGCTTGAGCAGCTCCAGTGATCATGGAAGTGTGAGCAGCAATTCCCAGTGCTTGTCCAGCTTTTACGATCACTACAAACAGGATCAGCAGCAGCTTCACGAGATGGGCTCCCAGCCCAGCACGCCTAAGGAAACTAGCCCTTCGGGTCCTTTGAA GCGAACCTACTCGCAGTCCACGCAAAATCAAGCTGCCCGGAAAATTCAACAGTTTATGAGACAATCACGCATCAA CATTTGGGATGGCAATTTGGCGACTGTG ACTACAGAAAGAGCGAGCCGAAAAAGAGAAGCTGGTGCACCAACGCAGGGCGGAATACCTTCAAAACTTGCAGTTTCAAGGGCAGCAGGAAATGTTGGTGTGCCACGAAAATAA